In Horticoccus luteus, the following proteins share a genomic window:
- a CDS encoding phage BR0599 family protein produces the protein MSFALCTFGGRDFALLLFTPQVAEDGSLAVTYAFSTQVDMGESGRETREPGHPDLRLKQSCEYLLPTSADAAALRARLATLGDTLVAVPLWIDRLAGAAWADRVHTAPLLVRFSDGAIVDGASELDPDQEYAPLLVGRYEEQIEAAPWTDEGAGCRTSIAIVEDAAWDYRVAPVDTVAPGTWPAGLVPTYTGNIDRGDSGREYVALGAGRERGVEHQEMAFRWGQEAAFKLKSRAEIRLLLATFAAHLGRWRALTMPWWFRPGADTPETPQATRVRFASDSIELSFSGGACAAVKLAFWQVPWEAEPIEDEEPEQAGTAWLYRHKLDVPGGPLFWRYTDYARPITLVEEGDDVTYFPAKIEHDKLTHGYMLDDDPSKLKGFVADGHPWMLVVARMLQAPLQIDIFRLTPEVEGATPVLRYSGEIADVTGKGRSLSATTTVLGGTLDIKVPNFYIQEDCNHDFCSGGCGLVIDNWTFTVEVTAIDGAVLHAQVISNPPGATLADDFFANGDADKGSGTTYEAVEIVRSVDLGGGEQSLTLARAFTALAVGDTIAIRPNCSGTWAECQRYGNTINYGGHRHVGSDNISVPQPQSQTAGGKK, from the coding sequence ATGAGTTTCGCGCTCTGCACATTCGGCGGACGAGATTTCGCGCTGTTGCTCTTCACTCCCCAGGTGGCGGAGGATGGCTCGCTCGCGGTCACCTATGCGTTTTCGACGCAGGTGGACATGGGCGAGAGCGGCCGCGAGACGCGCGAGCCCGGTCACCCCGATCTGCGCCTCAAGCAGAGCTGCGAATACTTGCTGCCCACCTCCGCCGACGCCGCGGCCCTGCGCGCAAGGCTCGCCACGTTGGGCGACACGCTCGTCGCGGTGCCCCTGTGGATCGATCGTCTGGCCGGTGCGGCTTGGGCGGACCGCGTGCACACGGCCCCGCTCCTCGTTCGGTTCAGCGATGGCGCGATCGTCGACGGAGCATCGGAGCTCGATCCCGACCAGGAGTATGCGCCCCTGCTCGTCGGCCGCTACGAGGAGCAAATCGAAGCGGCACCGTGGACCGACGAAGGGGCGGGCTGCCGCACGTCGATCGCGATCGTGGAGGACGCCGCGTGGGACTATCGCGTGGCGCCGGTCGATACGGTGGCGCCTGGGACCTGGCCTGCCGGTCTCGTGCCCACCTACACGGGCAACATCGACCGCGGAGACAGCGGCCGCGAATACGTGGCGCTCGGCGCCGGTCGCGAGCGGGGAGTGGAGCATCAGGAGATGGCGTTCCGCTGGGGGCAGGAGGCTGCGTTCAAGCTCAAAAGTCGCGCCGAAATCCGCCTGTTGCTCGCCACATTCGCCGCGCACCTCGGGCGCTGGCGCGCGTTGACCATGCCGTGGTGGTTTCGGCCGGGTGCCGATACGCCCGAGACACCGCAGGCCACGCGGGTGCGATTCGCCAGCGACAGCATCGAGCTCTCGTTCAGCGGCGGCGCCTGCGCCGCGGTGAAGCTGGCCTTCTGGCAGGTGCCGTGGGAAGCGGAGCCGATCGAAGACGAGGAGCCGGAGCAGGCCGGCACAGCCTGGCTCTATCGCCACAAGCTCGATGTGCCAGGGGGGCCTCTCTTCTGGCGCTACACGGATTACGCCCGGCCGATCACTCTCGTGGAGGAAGGCGACGATGTGACCTACTTCCCGGCGAAGATCGAGCACGACAAGCTCACTCACGGCTACATGCTCGATGACGATCCCTCAAAGCTGAAGGGATTCGTGGCCGATGGGCACCCGTGGATGCTGGTCGTTGCCCGCATGTTGCAGGCGCCGCTGCAGATCGATATTTTCCGCCTCACTCCGGAGGTCGAGGGTGCGACGCCCGTGCTGCGTTATTCGGGCGAAATCGCCGACGTGACCGGCAAGGGCCGCAGCCTCAGCGCCACCACGACCGTGCTCGGTGGCACCCTCGATATCAAGGTGCCCAACTTCTACATCCAAGAGGACTGCAACCACGACTTCTGTAGCGGCGGCTGCGGGCTCGTGATCGACAACTGGACATTCACCGTCGAAGTGACGGCGATCGATGGCGCGGTGCTGCATGCGCAGGTGATCAGCAATCCGCCGGGCGCGACGCTCGCCGATGATTTCTTCGCCAACGGCGATGCCGACAAAGGCAGCGGCACAACATATGAGGCGGTCGAGATCGTGCGCAGCGTCGATCTCGGCGGCGGCGAGCAATCCCTCACGCTCGCGCGCGCGTTCACCGCACTGGCAGTGGGAGACACGATTGCGATCCGTCCCAACTGTTCCGGCACTTGGGCGGAGTGCCAGCGCTACGGCAACACGATCAACTACGGCGGTCACAGGCACGTGGGCAGCGACAATATCTCCGTGCCGCAGCCGCAGAGCCAGACTGCGGGAGGCAAAAAATGA
- a CDS encoding chitobiase/beta-hexosaminidase C-terminal domain-containing protein: MSMGGGTPSPAPTVAGIEPDDTSSNQKATPARWFIGEDWCPLTWLVTAPLNVEYKDIRTKTGKSETVTGHDIFGDVAGLACIGLTDAVLEIESARRTVWSGTVTRPDDPAHPDYWRAKIPFSGGTYYHYWGRADQPIDDILLGPLGAASPALAHPAYRYQSYGVIKRYDFQRNNSVPSTRVKLRRVPRPALGNFPAQNSAQGESLVAGALELLTSTLFGAGLDAARFTAAQWEALSAAVIARAGCHAPSLTRDRAVREVVKDFFRYFDGWARLEAGKIVPGMFPHDGTVPGGLTEISHHDIVGTPTIGAPAFAKTVNSITLKFRDGAQKLREDIVAETARANARARKRTQPVSVDGTAIIDRTQAGQFAAEAARTGAEGDSKGSFDVRRPKIGGLNAGDNFLLDWLPYQLDQVSRITKLAETYRGPTTVTYIGERGVRPLPYRAPAGPQPSLLAAVPTPVADARVLELTSALALTPAGLYIALLAKRPPSQHPEFALTAKTVISLSLWHSPDGASYDLLGTQSGWAVRGVLRSAVAEDTAETVVQMTLDADNLDRDRLASVSAEDQADDRLLVVVGNEVMSAGSMAIDGDDWDVTCLRARQGSLAAAAASGAEVWLVYRDELSRFTHRRFIEDTDRYFKLQPFTSGAGVDLADVDPLSYHFRDRADELPVVVIDALASGLKTALPYDVTGDITDLNGDLVSFSINAVRLSSGVIVDTLTLQAGDFGPDDTAAYAFATKVVFPTAGTWRIAVRAYDARGGYTDEETGDLAVAANDAAGGYVDYRFQRSATTPATPTGDVPAGWLDAPPAGSDPLWMSKGFKAAGGALVGVWSTPVRLTGADGAAGAAGDSIFVEYSVDGATSWHEPFVDGDIYMRQKIGAGGTWSGAMRIVAETSPTSVATPTFSFSPAKYATSAVSSTVTLSCATAGAAIWYSYNGETSPYTGPFLAAQLKGITAWAEKTGMIPSDSAWDMYENNT; encoded by the coding sequence ATGAGCATGGGCGGCGGCACGCCGAGCCCGGCACCCACCGTGGCCGGCATCGAGCCCGATGATACCAGCTCGAATCAGAAGGCCACGCCGGCGCGCTGGTTCATCGGCGAGGATTGGTGCCCGCTTACGTGGCTGGTGACAGCGCCGCTGAACGTAGAATACAAGGACATCCGGACAAAAACCGGCAAGAGCGAGACAGTGACCGGCCACGACATTTTCGGCGATGTGGCGGGGCTCGCCTGCATCGGCCTCACCGACGCGGTCCTCGAGATCGAGAGCGCGCGCAGGACCGTGTGGAGCGGCACGGTCACCCGGCCGGATGACCCGGCGCACCCGGACTACTGGCGCGCGAAGATCCCGTTCAGCGGCGGCACCTATTATCACTACTGGGGGCGGGCCGATCAGCCGATCGACGACATCCTCCTCGGGCCGCTCGGCGCCGCCTCGCCGGCGTTGGCGCATCCGGCGTATCGCTACCAGAGTTACGGCGTCATCAAGCGTTACGACTTCCAACGCAACAACAGCGTGCCGAGCACGCGCGTGAAACTGCGGCGCGTGCCGCGTCCGGCCTTGGGCAATTTTCCCGCGCAAAACAGCGCCCAAGGCGAGAGCCTCGTGGCTGGTGCGCTGGAGCTGCTGACGAGCACGCTCTTCGGCGCCGGGCTCGATGCGGCGCGCTTCACCGCCGCGCAGTGGGAAGCGCTGAGCGCGGCGGTGATCGCGCGCGCCGGGTGCCATGCGCCTTCACTCACGCGCGATCGCGCGGTGCGGGAAGTCGTGAAGGATTTTTTCCGCTACTTCGATGGGTGGGCGCGACTCGAAGCGGGCAAGATCGTGCCGGGGATGTTCCCCCACGACGGCACCGTGCCGGGCGGGCTCACGGAGATATCGCACCACGATATCGTGGGCACCCCAACCATCGGCGCGCCAGCCTTCGCGAAGACGGTCAACTCCATCACGCTCAAATTCCGCGACGGCGCGCAGAAACTGCGCGAGGACATCGTGGCCGAAACAGCCCGCGCCAACGCCCGCGCGCGCAAGCGCACGCAACCGGTGTCAGTCGACGGCACGGCCATCATCGACCGCACGCAGGCGGGCCAGTTCGCCGCTGAGGCGGCGCGCACGGGGGCCGAAGGTGACAGCAAGGGCAGTTTCGACGTCCGCCGGCCGAAGATCGGCGGACTGAATGCCGGCGATAATTTCCTCCTCGACTGGCTGCCCTACCAACTCGACCAGGTCTCACGCATCACGAAGCTTGCGGAGACTTACCGCGGACCAACGACAGTCACCTACATCGGCGAACGCGGAGTGCGGCCGCTGCCGTATCGCGCGCCGGCCGGGCCTCAACCATCACTTCTCGCCGCCGTGCCGACCCCCGTGGCCGACGCGCGTGTGCTAGAGCTTACGAGCGCCCTCGCGCTCACTCCGGCCGGCCTTTACATCGCGCTGCTGGCCAAACGCCCGCCGTCGCAGCATCCCGAGTTCGCACTGACCGCAAAGACAGTGATCAGCCTCTCGCTCTGGCACTCACCCGATGGCGCGAGTTACGATCTGCTCGGCACCCAGTCTGGCTGGGCCGTGCGCGGCGTATTGCGTTCGGCCGTCGCGGAGGACACGGCCGAAACCGTCGTGCAGATGACGCTCGACGCCGATAATCTCGACCGCGATCGACTGGCGTCGGTGAGCGCCGAAGACCAGGCCGATGATCGGCTCCTGGTCGTCGTGGGCAACGAGGTGATGTCGGCCGGCAGCATGGCGATCGATGGAGACGATTGGGACGTCACTTGCCTGCGTGCCCGCCAAGGATCGCTGGCTGCCGCGGCTGCATCAGGCGCGGAAGTGTGGCTCGTTTATCGCGACGAACTCAGCCGCTTTACGCATCGCCGCTTCATCGAGGATACCGACCGATATTTCAAACTGCAGCCCTTTACTAGCGGCGCCGGCGTCGACCTGGCAGACGTCGATCCGCTGTCCTACCACTTCCGCGACCGCGCCGACGAACTGCCGGTCGTGGTGATCGACGCGCTGGCCAGCGGCCTCAAGACCGCATTGCCCTACGACGTCACAGGCGACATCACCGATCTCAACGGCGATCTGGTGAGTTTCTCGATCAATGCCGTGCGGCTAAGCAGCGGCGTGATCGTAGATACGCTGACGCTGCAGGCGGGAGACTTCGGACCGGATGACACCGCGGCTTACGCGTTCGCGACGAAGGTGGTATTTCCCACTGCGGGGACGTGGCGCATTGCCGTGCGCGCCTACGACGCGCGAGGCGGTTACACGGATGAAGAGACGGGGGATTTGGCGGTCGCCGCCAACGATGCGGCTGGCGGATATGTCGACTACCGTTTCCAGCGCAGCGCGACGACACCTGCCACGCCGACGGGGGACGTGCCCGCCGGCTGGCTCGATGCGCCGCCCGCCGGCAGCGATCCTCTGTGGATGAGCAAAGGCTTCAAGGCCGCGGGCGGGGCGCTGGTCGGCGTCTGGTCGACGCCCGTGCGTTTGACCGGCGCCGATGGCGCGGCGGGCGCGGCGGGCGACAGCATTTTCGTCGAATACTCGGTCGACGGCGCGACGAGCTGGCATGAGCCGTTCGTGGACGGCGATATCTACATGAGGCAAAAGATCGGCGCAGGCGGCACCTGGAGCGGGGCGATGCGGATCGTCGCGGAGACATCGCCGACGAGCGTAGCCACGCCGACTTTCAGCTTTAGCCCCGCGAAATACGCGACATCGGCAGTGTCGAGCACCGTCACGTTGAGTTGCGCGACCGCCGGTGCAGCGATTTGGTATTCCTATAACGGCGAAACTTCGCCCTACACGGGACCCTTCCTCGCCGCGCAACTAAAAGGCATAACCGCGTGGGCGGAAAAGACGGGCATGATCCCGTCAGACAGCGCGTGGGACATGTACGAGAATAACACGTAG
- the cls gene encoding cardiolipin synthase: protein MTELVNHPFINAVLPHLIAIGGFLLALFLIARLMSEKRQPSNTVAWLLVIVLVPYVGVPLYLLLGGRKLRTLMARKGRLQAKLLVKERLPSPHENFPIAQTVMASGAEAPVVGNTIRLLTTGEDAYAALEENIRAAKQCIHIIAFILGRDDTGRRIVRLLAAKAKEGVKVRLLLDTVGCMFLSRDFLAPLKQAGGEVGWFMPVLPFTLRGTANLRNHRKIAVFDYHTAIVGGHNMAREYIGPAPYRKRWRDFGAVIDGPAATVLHEVFVADWCFATKETPERLHAEMPAEATAPRGTSELQVVASGPDVRGDPLYEGILAMIQEAEKSVWIVTPYFIPDEVLLRSLIVKARTGRDVTLILPARSNHPITDFARRYYVRELQRAGGRVRLFGPGMMHSKAMIVDDQIGLFGSPNFDLRSLFVNFEIGVLVHTASDVQAMKAWATELFDKCHPPKGERARRSFVGSVLEDLSRLLAPLL from the coding sequence ATGACAGAATTGGTTAACCATCCCTTTATCAACGCCGTGCTGCCGCACCTGATCGCGATCGGCGGCTTCCTGCTGGCGTTGTTTTTGATTGCACGGTTGATGAGCGAGAAGCGGCAACCGAGTAACACTGTGGCATGGTTGTTGGTGATCGTGCTCGTGCCCTACGTGGGCGTGCCGCTTTACCTGCTGTTGGGCGGCCGGAAGCTGCGCACGTTGATGGCGCGAAAAGGGCGGTTGCAGGCGAAACTGCTCGTGAAGGAGCGATTGCCCTCGCCGCATGAGAATTTCCCGATTGCGCAAACGGTGATGGCGAGCGGGGCGGAGGCGCCGGTGGTGGGCAACACGATCCGGTTGTTGACGACCGGGGAGGACGCATACGCGGCGCTGGAGGAGAATATCCGCGCCGCGAAACAATGCATCCACATCATCGCATTCATTCTCGGGCGCGACGATACCGGGCGGCGCATTGTGCGGTTGCTCGCGGCGAAGGCGAAGGAAGGGGTGAAAGTGCGGCTGTTGCTCGATACCGTGGGCTGCATGTTTCTCAGTCGCGACTTTCTCGCGCCGCTAAAGCAGGCGGGAGGCGAGGTGGGATGGTTCATGCCGGTGTTGCCCTTCACGCTTCGCGGCACGGCCAATTTGCGCAATCACCGGAAAATCGCGGTCTTCGATTATCATACGGCGATCGTCGGAGGGCACAACATGGCCCGCGAATACATAGGGCCGGCGCCGTATCGGAAGCGCTGGCGGGATTTCGGAGCGGTCATCGACGGACCGGCGGCCACGGTGCTGCACGAGGTGTTTGTGGCGGACTGGTGTTTCGCGACGAAGGAGACGCCTGAGCGGTTGCACGCGGAGATGCCGGCCGAGGCCACCGCTCCCCGCGGCACGAGCGAACTCCAGGTGGTGGCGAGCGGTCCCGACGTGCGAGGTGATCCGCTTTACGAGGGCATTCTGGCCATGATCCAAGAGGCGGAAAAGAGCGTGTGGATCGTAACGCCGTATTTTATCCCGGATGAAGTGTTGTTGCGTTCGTTGATCGTCAAGGCGCGGACCGGGCGGGATGTGACGTTGATTCTGCCGGCGCGTTCGAATCATCCGATCACGGATTTCGCGCGGCGCTATTATGTGCGGGAACTCCAGCGGGCCGGGGGACGCGTGCGGTTGTTTGGCCCGGGCATGATGCATAGCAAGGCGATGATCGTGGATGACCAGATCGGGTTGTTCGGTTCGCCGAATTTCGATCTGCGCAGTCTGTTCGTCAATTTCGAGATCGGGGTGTTGGTGCACACGGCGTCCGATGTGCAGGCGATGAAGGCGTGGGCGACGGAGCTGTTCGACAAATGCCACCCGCCCAAGGGTGAACGCGCACGACGGAGTTTTGTGGGCAGCGTGCTCGAAGATCTGAGCCGCCTGCTCGCGCCGCTGCTTTAG
- the radC gene encoding RadC family protein translates to MSDGAPFPENRLQAMAVGERPQERLERLGPGALSDAELLAMLLRSGTQGQDVMTLATRLLTDAGSLGALTRWNDSDFRRAKGIGPVKAAQLRTVFEVATRVLRQATETMPVINTAGLAADYLRPLAQALLVEKFWVLCLNRKNRLIKCAEVTSGTATSALAHPREVFREALRASATAIIAAHNHPSGDPSPSAADVQVTRQLREAARTVDIALLDHVIVGSLAADPTARGYYSFREAGVL, encoded by the coding sequence ATGAGTGACGGCGCGCCTTTCCCCGAGAACCGCCTGCAAGCGATGGCCGTGGGCGAACGCCCGCAAGAGCGTCTCGAACGCCTCGGCCCCGGCGCCCTCAGCGATGCCGAACTGCTCGCCATGCTTCTGCGCAGCGGCACCCAAGGCCAGGACGTGATGACCCTTGCCACGCGTCTGCTCACCGACGCCGGCTCGCTCGGCGCGCTCACCCGCTGGAACGATAGCGATTTTCGTCGGGCCAAAGGCATCGGCCCCGTCAAAGCCGCGCAACTGCGCACCGTCTTCGAAGTCGCCACGCGCGTCCTTCGCCAGGCGACCGAAACCATGCCGGTCATCAACACCGCCGGACTCGCCGCCGATTACCTGCGCCCGCTCGCACAAGCACTCTTGGTCGAAAAATTCTGGGTGCTGTGCCTCAACCGCAAAAATCGGCTCATCAAATGCGCCGAAGTCACCTCCGGCACCGCGACCAGTGCGCTCGCGCATCCCCGCGAAGTGTTTCGCGAAGCCCTGCGCGCCTCCGCCACCGCCATCATTGCCGCGCACAATCACCCGAGCGGCGACCCCTCGCCCAGCGCCGCCGACGTGCAGGTCACCCGCCAGTTGCGCGAGGCCGCCCGCACCGTCGACATCGCCTTGCTCGATCACGTCATCGTCGGTTCCCTCGCGGCCGACCCGACGGCGCGCGGATATTACAGTTTCCGCGAGGCCGGCGTTCTTTAA